Proteins encoded in a region of the Hyphomicrobiales bacterium genome:
- a CDS encoding ammonium transporter, which yields MEEEVAKLMAEVAALKAANATGNTVAAETYYYLTIPLMILIHVGFLGYEMGASRAKNVLASGIKNILAFAFMLPTFYFFGWWVYWAFPTGLNFGVGPNEISGLAYAAAVANPATEVMGPHLGDNASGVFVGAFTLFACATASIMSGSVIERIRLVPFVVLAIILGSFAWVVAAAWGWHADGWLVQKWGYHDFGASGVVHMISGFFALGVLIPLGARIGKFNADGSANQITGHNMPMAMIGLMMIIVGFWGFLMACLIYPGEAWSWSATEFTNIYGTPMTLSALTFNLLMAIGGGIIGAWMTTRDPFWMMSAGLGGIIATAAGLDVYLPSMTFAIAFVACAFIMPASAKFIEKMGIDDAVGAVTVHGVLGAVGVLGVGIFASGIPSTAAEGAAQISFFGQLIGTIVMALIGFVPGLVFASLFNAMGILRVSEKVERDGLDISEVPAVAYPAE from the coding sequence ATGGAAGAGGAAGTTGCCAAATTAATGGCGGAGGTCGCAGCTTTGAAAGCCGCAAATGCGACTGGAAATACGGTCGCGGCAGAGACGTATTATTATCTTACGATACCGCTTATGATCCTAATCCACGTCGGATTTTTGGGATATGAGATGGGCGCATCGCGCGCCAAGAACGTTCTAGCATCCGGAATTAAAAATATTTTGGCCTTCGCATTCATGCTGCCAACATTCTACTTTTTCGGCTGGTGGGTATATTGGGCTTTCCCAACTGGTCTAAACTTTGGTGTCGGGCCAAATGAAATCAGTGGTTTGGCTTATGCAGCAGCCGTTGCAAATCCTGCAACAGAAGTGATGGGCCCGCATTTGGGTGACAATGCTTCTGGTGTGTTTGTCGGTGCCTTTACGTTGTTTGCGTGTGCTACCGCCTCCATTATGTCGGGTTCTGTTATTGAACGTATCCGCCTCGTACCATTCGTTGTGCTTGCCATCATCCTCGGCTCTTTTGCTTGGGTTGTTGCTGCGGCATGGGGTTGGCATGCAGATGGCTGGCTTGTTCAAAAATGGGGTTACCACGACTTTGGTGCTTCTGGTGTTGTTCACATGATTTCTGGTTTCTTCGCTCTCGGGGTTCTTATCCCACTCGGCGCACGGATCGGTAAATTCAATGCAGACGGCTCAGCAAACCAAATTACAGGTCACAATATGCCAATGGCAATGATCGGTTTGATGATGATTATCGTGGGTTTCTGGGGCTTCCTTATGGCTTGTTTGATCTACCCAGGTGAAGCATGGTCTTGGTCTGCTACAGAGTTCACAAACATCTACGGCACACCAATGACGCTTTCTGCATTGACCTTCAACTTGTTGATGGCAATCGGTGGCGGTATCATCGGTGCATGGATGACAACACGTGATCCGTTCTGGATGATGTCTGCTGGTCTTGGCGGCATTATCGCAACAGCTGCTGGTCTTGACGTTTATCTGCCATCAATGACATTTGCGATCGCCTTTGTTGCTTGTGCCTTCATCATGCCTGCTTCAGCAAAATTCATCGAGAAGATGGGTATTGATGATGCAGTTGGTGCTGTAACGGTTCACGGTGTCCTTGGTGCAGTTGGTGTGCTTGGCGTTGGTATCTTCGCTTCTGGCATCCCATCAACAGCAGCTGAGGGAGCAGCACAAATCAGCTTCTTCGGTCAGTTGATTGGTACAATCGTGATGGCGCTTATCGGCTTCGTTCCGGGTCTTGTTTTCGCTTCACTCTTCAATGCAATGGGCATCTTGCGCGTTTCTGAGAAAGTGGAACGTGACGGTCTGGATATCTCTGAAGTGCCAGCAGTGGCTTACCCTGCTGAGTAA
- a CDS encoding cytochrome P450, whose product MQQAQPLPFLNLKDPNFSTKGQEAKDARAENWCAETPFGLAVLRYREVGLLLRDKRLRQGSYAWPDKNNLKGSFAEFWKRSVISREGKDHRILRDLAIPSLSEEFVDSLIPQFDVAAETLANALRGRSSCEFMEDFSIPFAGQAICILLGLPLDQWSQISHDASDLGLAMGINGLDHQETFNAACDRLTTLSHELIARARVGDDQASYIARLVRRYEEMSLEDEQALVDLILISIFGGVDTTRSQLGFAMSLFAEHKDQWQALCADPNLCPQAIEEIIRAWPTTTWATREAVEDFSFQNVEIKAGTTLHMLVHSSARDPQICEEPSFNILAPRKRHFGFGGGAHHCIGHYVARTDMASALRALGRVLQDFDVEGAQYLPDSGNTSPISLPLSYSVR is encoded by the coding sequence ATGCAGCAGGCTCAACCTCTTCCATTCCTGAACCTCAAAGACCCCAATTTTTCCACAAAAGGGCAAGAGGCAAAGGATGCGCGGGCTGAGAACTGGTGTGCGGAAACACCGTTCGGTTTGGCTGTGCTGCGCTACCGCGAAGTAGGCCTTTTATTGCGAGACAAAAGACTGCGACAGGGCAGTTATGCGTGGCCGGACAAGAATAACCTAAAGGGCAGTTTCGCAGAATTTTGGAAGCGCTCGGTGATTTCCCGCGAAGGCAAAGATCACCGAATATTGCGTGACCTTGCCATTCCTTCGTTATCAGAGGAATTTGTTGATAGTTTAATTCCGCAATTTGATGTGGCGGCTGAGACGCTTGCCAATGCTTTGCGTGGGCGTTCGTCATGCGAGTTTATGGAAGATTTTTCCATTCCCTTTGCAGGGCAAGCGATCTGTATCTTACTGGGGTTGCCGCTTGATCAGTGGTCGCAGATTTCACACGACGCATCAGACCTTGGTCTTGCAATGGGCATCAACGGCCTTGACCATCAAGAGACATTCAACGCGGCTTGTGATCGGCTGACGACATTGTCGCATGAATTGATTGCACGGGCGAGGGTAGGCGATGATCAAGCGAGTTATATTGCTCGTCTTGTGAGACGCTACGAAGAGATGAGCCTTGAGGATGAGCAAGCGCTCGTCGACCTCATTCTGATTTCCATCTTCGGCGGTGTTGATACAACGCGCTCCCAACTTGGTTTTGCAATGAGCTTATTCGCTGAACATAAGGACCAATGGCAGGCGCTTTGTGCTGATCCAAATTTGTGCCCGCAAGCAATCGAAGAAATCATCCGCGCTTGGCCAACCACCACATGGGCGACCAGAGAAGCGGTTGAAGATTTCAGTTTTCAAAATGTTGAAATCAAAGCGGGGACCACGCTTCACATGCTGGTTCATTCTTCCGCAAGAGACCCGCAAATTTGCGAGGAACCATCGTTCAATATTCTAGCCCCGCGCAAACGTCATTTCGGCTTTGGCGGTGGGGCGCATCATTGTATTGGCCATTATGTCGCCCGCACGGATATGGCAAGCGCGTTGCGGGCTTTGGGGCGTGTGTTGCAGGACTTCGATGTGGAGGGTGCGCAGTATCTCCCAGATAGCGGCAACACTAGCCCCATAAGCTTGCCCCTTAGCTACAGCGTTAGATAG
- a CDS encoding bifunctional 5,10-methylenetetrahydrofolate dehydrogenase/5,10-methenyltetrahydrofolate cyclohydrolase — MNDHRIIDGRAVQQKLLGEIAGLVETLTQEKPIGRLVSVSIGDVAEVDVYIRNQERAAAKVGIPFERLAWPEAITQAEAKAQLVAMNDDPTVLGVILQRPVPDSINLRTLQSAIHPLKDIEGMNPASIGNIVYNDVTMAPCTAAAAVELIRETGLDMKGLEIVMVGHSEIVGKPAAMMLMAEGATVTVCHHMTRSVAMHSRRADVVVVAVGKAHLIGADMIKPGAAVIDIGINQITDDNGKSRIVGDVDTDAVKEVASWITPVPGGVGPVTVAILMRNAARSWERQLDMGWV; from the coding sequence TTGAACGATCATCGCATCATTGATGGCCGCGCTGTTCAGCAGAAATTGCTGGGCGAGATCGCAGGGCTTGTCGAAACACTGACACAGGAAAAACCAATTGGACGTCTTGTCTCTGTTAGCATCGGGGATGTCGCGGAGGTCGACGTTTACATCCGCAATCAAGAACGCGCTGCGGCGAAAGTCGGCATTCCTTTTGAACGTCTTGCATGGCCTGAGGCGATAACGCAGGCGGAAGCAAAAGCGCAATTGGTTGCGATGAACGACGACCCGACAGTGCTCGGCGTCATCTTGCAGCGGCCTGTGCCAGACAGCATCAATCTGCGTACCTTACAATCAGCCATCCACCCGCTGAAAGACATTGAGGGCATGAACCCCGCATCCATTGGCAATATCGTTTATAACGATGTCACCATGGCGCCGTGTACGGCTGCTGCAGCCGTTGAACTTATCCGAGAAACTGGTCTCGATATGAAGGGCTTGGAAATTGTTATGGTGGGGCATTCTGAGATCGTCGGTAAACCTGCGGCCATGATGTTAATGGCGGAAGGCGCGACGGTCACTGTTTGTCACCACATGACGCGATCTGTTGCCATGCATTCGCGACGTGCGGATGTTGTGGTTGTGGCTGTCGGAAAGGCGCATTTGATCGGGGCAGATATGATAAAACCGGGTGCTGCCGTTATTGATATCGGGATCAATCAAATCACAGATGACAACGGGAAGTCGCGCATTGTTGGCGATGTTGATACCGATGCGGTCAAAGAGGTCGCAAGCTGGATCACGCCTGTTCCGGGCGGCGTTGGCCCCGTTACTGTCGCGATCTTAATGCGCAATGCCGCGCGTTCATGGGAGCGGCAGCTTGATATGGGGTGGGTTTAG